One region of Bosea sp. 29B genomic DNA includes:
- a CDS encoding ABC transporter permease — MTDRQRQVLLIAMPWLAMAGLLLLWELACIVFDVPEILAPKPTRIFEVMVQRWDILLRYCLETLWTTAIGFVLAIGFGVLLGLAVGASPFVYSGLYPLLIAFNAVPKVAIVPILMIWLGVGALPAIITAFVISFFPIVVNVATGLATIEPEMRDVMRSLGASQWEILTKVGVPRAMPYLFASLKVAVTLAFIGSVISETVGGNRGIGFLMLSAGARNDSATTFAGLFAIAIMGVLMYAACALVERRMTRWAFRGEIVG; from the coding sequence ATGACTGACCGTCAGAGACAGGTCCTGCTCATCGCCATGCCCTGGCTCGCCATGGCCGGGCTGCTTCTCCTCTGGGAACTCGCCTGTATCGTCTTCGACGTGCCGGAGATCCTGGCGCCGAAGCCGACGCGCATCTTCGAGGTGATGGTCCAGCGCTGGGACATCCTGCTGCGATACTGCTTGGAGACCTTGTGGACGACGGCGATCGGCTTCGTGCTGGCGATCGGCTTCGGCGTGCTGCTCGGCCTTGCCGTAGGCGCCTCGCCCTTCGTCTATTCCGGGCTCTACCCGCTGCTGATTGCCTTCAATGCGGTGCCCAAGGTCGCGATCGTGCCGATCCTGATGATCTGGCTCGGCGTCGGCGCGCTGCCGGCGATCATCACCGCCTTCGTCATCTCCTTCTTCCCGATCGTGGTGAACGTCGCGACCGGCCTCGCCACGATCGAGCCGGAGATGCGCGACGTGATGCGCTCGCTCGGGGCGAGCCAATGGGAGATCCTGACCAAGGTCGGCGTGCCGCGCGCCATGCCCTATCTCTTCGCCAGCCTGAAGGTCGCGGTGACGCTCGCCTTCATCGGCTCGGTGATCTCCGAGACGGTCGGCGGCAATCGCGGCATCGGCTTCCTGATGCTCTCGGCCGGCGCGCGCAATGATTCCGCCACAACCTTCGCCGGCCTCTTCGCCATCGCGATTATGGGCGTGCTGATGTACGCCGCCTGCGCTCTGGTCGAGCGCCGGATGACGCGCTGGGCGTTCCGGGGCGAGATCGTCGGCTGA
- a CDS encoding ABC transporter ATP-binding protein codes for MLALEDATLDIAKGEFIAVVGPSGCGKSTLMKLVTGLLPPTGGEVRVHGQPVKGPIRGVGMAFQAPTLMPWRTTRDNILLPLEVVEPHKRRFRRNKAEYVERVEKLLTSVGLGGFGDKFPWQLSGGMQQRSSLCRALVHEPEILMLDEPFGALDAFTREELWGVMQALWLERRFTAVLVTHDLREAVYLADTVYVMSRRPGRIVKVSKIELPRPRTLETTFTAEFVDIVHDLRERIHMEHA; via the coding sequence ATGCTGGCGCTGGAGGATGCGACGCTCGACATCGCCAAGGGCGAGTTCATCGCCGTGGTCGGCCCGTCCGGTTGCGGCAAGTCCACGCTGATGAAGCTGGTCACCGGCCTGCTGCCGCCGACGGGCGGTGAGGTCCGCGTCCATGGCCAGCCGGTCAAGGGCCCGATCCGCGGCGTCGGCATGGCCTTCCAGGCGCCGACGCTGATGCCCTGGCGCACGACGCGCGACAATATCCTCTTGCCGCTCGAAGTGGTCGAGCCGCACAAGCGCCGCTTCCGCAGGAACAAGGCTGAATACGTCGAGCGGGTCGAGAAGCTGCTCACCTCGGTCGGCCTCGGCGGCTTCGGCGACAAGTTCCCCTGGCAGCTCTCGGGCGGCATGCAGCAGCGCTCGAGCCTGTGCCGGGCGCTGGTGCACGAGCCCGAGATCCTGATGCTCGACGAGCCCTTCGGCGCCCTCGACGCCTTCACGCGCGAGGAACTCTGGGGCGTGATGCAGGCGCTGTGGCTGGAGCGGCGCTTCACGGCCGTTCTGGTGACGCACGACCTGCGCGAAGCCGTCTATCTCGCCGATACCGTCTATGTGATGAGCCGGCGTCCCGGGCGGATCGTCAAGGTCAGCAAGATCGAGCTGCCGCGGCCGCGCACGCTGGAGACGACCTTCACCGCCGAGTTCGTCGACATCGTCCACGATCTGCGTGAGCGCATCCATATGGAGCATGCGTGA